Genomic DNA from Acidisoma sp. PAMC 29798:
GGCCCAGCTCATGACCAATGACGAACCTGATTTGCGCATCGGTTTCAACCTCGATCAGCGCTGACGTGAGGAACACGAACCGCTTGCCAAACAGCCGCCGGGCAAACGCGTTGAGGAGACCATTGGAGTTGTAGACGAATGTGACGGGCACAGGCGTAAGGCCAAGGCGTGCTGCGCCATCAACCACGGCCTCGTGCAAATGCGGGAACTGCGTCGGCCCGATTAGAACATAGTGTCCATAAATATAGGCTCTAAAAAACAGCGCCGAAAGAAACGCAAAGAGAGCGAAGGCCACGACGTAAAGGCAATAAAGGAAGAAGATTCTTGGATTGCTATAAAATACATTCACCATGACTGCGACCAGGGCGACCCACAAGATGACGCCAAAAATGGAAAGCAGCGTCCCGTAGAAGTTTTCACGCGGGTACCGCAGGTTTTGCGGGAGTTTCTTCGCCATTTATTTGCCCTATCACACACTTAATCTTGGCGATGACGCTGCACCAAATCTGCCGGCATTGCTATGGGGCATCATTTGACAATCTGTCCAAAAGCGCATGTTGCGCCTGCGCACTCATAATTTGCGCGGCTTGTGCAATATTTTTACTATGCAACGAATTGGCCGTTGATGCCCAAATCGGGAAGAATTTTGTTGCATCAACGAATGTAAATATAAGGCAGCCTTCAAGGCCTCTGGCGAAACGGCCCCGGCGACGTGATGATCGCGGGCCTCTATTTTTTGACGTAATGACTGAGGTCGGCCGTGTGCACGGCCGCTGCGTCCATGATCGTGCGATAGTTGTAGGCCGCGCAGTCCCCATGAGTCGCCACGCTGAACTTGGTCTTCGACCGCTCCAGAACGCCTTTGGAGGGTCCGTCCGATCCGATGCCGGCGCGGTGAACCATCCACTCGATGTCGGGGGCTTCCGTCGCCAAGTAGGCCATCACGGCTTCATTGTCTTCGTGCTGGCCGGCATAGCCGCGCGCGAGCGTGTGCCGGATCGTCCAAAGGATGGGCGAAAGATGCCCTTGATACGGTTGGCTCAAGCCTCCGGCCTGATACAGGAAGCGCTTCACGCCGTGCCGCCGCATCGATGGGACCAGCTTCTTCACGAAGGCCGTGTTGATCTTGGCGTCTTTCTGAAGCTTCACGTCCCCCAGCATAGAAACGATGAAATCGACCCCCGCGACCAATGCGTCGGTGTCGATCATGTCGGTGATCGAACCGTGCCACACCTCAAGGTTACTGGCGCCTTGGGGAAGCTTCTCTGGTGTCCTGACCAACGCCTTAACCCTGTGACCGTCTGCGAGAGCCTGAGAGACGAAGTGCTTTCCCGTCCCGCCTGTCGCGCCGAGCACGAGGAACGTCAATTGATGGACCATCCGGTTGTCTGGCTTTCCTGTCGAGGCGACGCCCGCGCGCTTACCCGGCCAGACGGATCCGGTAAAGCCCGACATCAATGGCGCTGGCCCGGAAGCCTGCCTCGCAATAAGCAAGATAGTAGTCCCACTTGCGGCCGAACATCTCGTCCAAACCGGCCAGGCGCAGCTTCGGCCACGCGGCATGGAAGCGGTGACGCCACTCGGCAAGCGTGCGGGCATAGCTGAGGCCGAAGGGCTCGAACCCCTCCAAAACCAGTCCAGCCTGGGCGATCTGCTCTCGCATGATCGTGATCGTGGGCAGCATGCCGCCGGGAAAGATATAGAGCTGGATGAAATCCGGCGTGCTCAGATAAGCGTCGAATTTCTCCTCCGCGATGGAAATGACCTGCAGAATGGCTGTTCCGCCGGGCTTCAGACACTCCCGCAACCGCCGGAAATAGAGCGGCCAATAGTCGCGCCCCACGGCCTCCAGCATTTCGATCGAGACGATGCGGTCATACTGCCCCTCGACATCCCGATAGTCCTGCAAGCGCAGATCCGCGCGCCCGTTCGCGACGGCGGCTGAGAGCCGCGCTTCAGCATAAGAAAGCTGTGCGGGCGACAGGGTCAGGCCGGTTACGGCGCAGCCCTGCTGGATCAGCCGCTCCGCCAGGCCGCCCCAGCCGCAGCCGATCTCCAGCACGCTTTCACCCCCGCTGAGGTCGAGTTGTGCGATGATGCGGTCCTGCTTGGCGGTCTGCGCCACCTCCAGACTTTGTCCCTCGGACGCATAGATCGCCGAGGAATAGGACATCCCGACATCCAGCCAATCGGCATAGAAGTCGTTGCCGAGGTCGTAGTGGGAGACGATGTTGTGCCGGCTGCCCCGCTTGGTATTGGCATTGCGACCGTGCCGGAGGCGATGCAGCACCCGCATGAGGGGGGAGCCGGTGATGGCGTCCCCGAAGGCCGTCTGGTTGCGGGCGGCGAGTTCGATCAGCGCCGGCAGGTCCGGGCTGGTCCAGTCTCCATCCATGAAGGATTCCGCGAAGCCGACATCGCCGCCCACCAGGATCTGCCAAAGCGGCTTCCAGTTGCGCAAGATGAGCGTGGCCTCGGGGCCGGGCGCGAGGCCGGTGCCCTCCACCTCATGGCCGGAGGGCAACCTGACGATGAGATGGCCGAGCGCCATACTGCGCAGCAGCTTCGTCAGCAGCATCCGCCCCAAGAGGGAGGCGGGTGCGAAGATCGGCGGGGCGGCGGCGATTACACTGGACATGATCACCCTGTGACGATCGTGAGGGGGGTGGCGGGTGGTGCGGGCCGGCTATGGAAGCCGACCTTCTTGCGCCAGAGCTTCAGGGCTTCCCAGTGGATGCCGGTCACGACTTTCAC
This window encodes:
- a CDS encoding M48 family metallopeptidase yields the protein MAKKLPQNLRYPRENFYGTLLSIFGVILWVALVAVMVNVFYSNPRIFFLYCLYVVAFALFAFLSALFFRAYIYGHYVLIGPTQFPHLHEAVVDGAARLGLTPVPVTFVYNSNGLLNAFARRLFGKRFVFLTSALIEVETDAQIRFVIGHELGHHAAGHLNPYKNLMRLPGHFVPFLGRAYSRRRELTCDRVGAYLSEDLQACRSALNMLACGCQRLNASLNCDAFEAQERLVPGFTGWLTLIFSRYPRTTRRVIEISKFFAQRPPLRGA
- a CDS encoding NAD(P)-dependent oxidoreductase — protein: MSGFTGSVWPGKRAGVASTGKPDNRMVHQLTFLVLGATGGTGKHFVSQALADGHRVKALVRTPEKLPQGASNLEVWHGSITDMIDTDALVAGVDFIVSMLGDVKLQKDAKINTAFVKKLVPSMRRHGVKRFLYQAGGLSQPYQGHLSPILWTIRHTLARGYAGQHEDNEAVMAYLATEAPDIEWMVHRAGIGSDGPSKGVLERSKTKFSVATHGDCAAYNYRTIMDAAAVHTADLSHYVKK
- a CDS encoding SAM-dependent methyltransferase, giving the protein MSSVIAAAPPIFAPASLLGRMLLTKLLRSMALGHLIVRLPSGHEVEGTGLAPGPEATLILRNWKPLWQILVGGDVGFAESFMDGDWTSPDLPALIELAARNQTAFGDAITGSPLMRVLHRLRHGRNANTKRGSRHNIVSHYDLGNDFYADWLDVGMSYSSAIYASEGQSLEVAQTAKQDRIIAQLDLSGGESVLEIGCGWGGLAERLIQQGCAVTGLTLSPAQLSYAEARLSAAVANGRADLRLQDYRDVEGQYDRIVSIEMLEAVGRDYWPLYFRRLRECLKPGGTAILQVISIAEEKFDAYLSTPDFIQLYIFPGGMLPTITIMREQIAQAGLVLEGFEPFGLSYARTLAEWRHRFHAAWPKLRLAGLDEMFGRKWDYYLAYCEAGFRASAIDVGLYRIRLAG